CGACGACATGGTCGGGCTGCTGGCGATCAAGACGGCCGGCCTCGACATTCCGGTCGGTGCGCTGTCGGGGGGCAACCAGCAGAAGGTGGTCATCGCCAAATGGCTGATGCGCCAGCCGCGTATCATCCTGCTCAACGATCCGACGCGCGGCATCGACGTCGGCACCAAGCAGGAACTCTATCAACTGATGCGCAAGCTGGCGGATGCGGGGGCGGCGATCCTGTTCTATTCGACCGACTATGACGAACTGATCGGCTGCTGCGACCGCGTGCTGGTGCTCTATGACGGCGCGGTCAAGCGCGAGCTGGTCGGGGCCGAGATCACCGAGCGGGCGCTCATTGCAAGCGCGCTCAACATCCACGGCGATGACGGCGGCGCAAGAGACGATGCCGGCGCAAGACAGGGAGCGGACGCGTGAAAGAGTGGCGCTACTGGCTGGCCGAGCAGCGCGGAACACTGATGGCACTCGGCATATTCATTGTCATGTTCGTCATCTACACCTCGAACCATCCGGCGGGCTTCACCGCCAATGTCGTGCAGACGGCGTCGAACAAGGGCGTGCTGCTCGCCTTCGTCGCCATGGCGCAGACACTCGTCGTGATCACCGCCGGCATCGACCTCTCCGTCGGCATGATCTTCACGCTGACCAATTGCCTCGCCTCCTGGCTGGTCATCGGCACCGGCCTCGAGACCGCTTTCGGCGTCATCGCCGTGCTCGGCACCGGGCTCCTTTGCGGGGCGATCAACGGCGCCATCGTCATCTACGGCCGCCTGCAGCCGATCGTCGCCACGATCGCCACGGGTGCGGTCTATTTCGGCATCGCGCTGCTGCTGAGGCCGTTTCCCGGCGGTTCGGTCAACGAAGGTCTCGCCGACGCGCTGACCGGGCGCCTGTTCGGCGTAGTGCCGGCCAGTCTTATCGCGCTGCTCGCCGTCGTGCTAATCGTCTGGGTGCCGTTCAGCCGCTCGGTGCTCGGGCGCGCGGCTTATGCGGCCGGCTCGTCGGAGACGGCGGCCTACATGTCCGGTGTGCCGATAAGGCGCGGCAAGTTCGCTGCCTACGCGCTCGCAGGCCTGTTGGCCGCGATCGGCGGACTGTTCCTGACCTTCTTCACCTATACGGGCGATGCAGCCTATGCCAGCGGCAACGCCTATACGCTGTTTTCAATCGCCGCGGTGGTGCTGGGCGGCGTCTCGCTGTTCGGCGGCAAAGGCGGCGCCATCGGCGCCATCTTCGGCGCGCTGGCCTTCCGCACCATCGGCGACCTGTTGTTCGTGTTCGATTTCGACCCGCTATGGCAGCCACTGTTCCAGGGCGTTATCCTGCTGGTTGCGGTCAGCCTCGGCGCCTTCGCACTGTTTCGGGTCCGCAACCGGCTGGAGTGGTTCCTGTGAGCGAAACGACGTTGGGCGGCATCGCCGGCCGCATGCCGAAATTCATCCGCCGCGCCGATCCGGCGGTGCTGACGGCCTTCGCCTGCATCGTGCTGTTGCTGTTCCTAGGCAGCCTCTATTCCAGGAGCTTTCTGTCGCCTGAATATCTCTTGCAGCAGCTCAAGGTGGCCTCGTTCCTCGGCGTCATCGCCACAGGCATGATGCTGGTCATCCTGCTAGGCCAGATCGACCTGTCGGTGCCGTGGGCGGTGGCGGCGGGCGCGATGATGGCGTGTGCGGCTGCGGCCTATGGCCCGATCGGTGTGGCGCTGGCCATCCCGTTCGGCATCTTTTGCGGGGTGCTGATCGGCATCGTCAACGGCTTTGGCGTCGCTTATCTGCGCATACCCTCGATGATCATCACGCTCGCCACCAACGCTGTCGCGCAAGGGCTCATGGTCGTTTATACCGGCGGCTACTCGCCACAGGATTCGGCCACCGGCGCCATGCGCTATCTTGCGACAGGTTTTACCATTCCTGGCGTGCCTAACGCCGTCATCATCTGGGCGCTGATTGGTGCCGCGATGGTGTTCGTGCTGTCCCGCACCAGCTTCGGCCGCACCGTCTACGGCATCGGCAACCGCGAGCGTGCCGCCTACCTCTCCGGCATCGATACAAGGCGCGTGGTGATGATCGCCTTCGCTATCTCAGGCGGGCTGTCCGCCTTTGGCGGGGTGCTTCTCGCCGGCTATGCCTCCAAGGCGGCGCAATCGATGGGCGATGCCTATCTCTTGCCGTCGATCGCCGCCGTGGTTCTGGGCGGCACCTCGATCCTGGGTGGCCGCGGCTCCTATCTCGGCACCGTCGCCGGTGTCATCCTGATTACGCTCCTGCAGTCCATCCTCTCGGTCATGCAGATGCCGGAGGCGGGGCGGCAGATCGTCTATGGCCTGGTCATCGTTGCCATGCTCCTGCTCTACGGCCGCGCGCCGGCAAGCCGCTGACCGTGGACGAAAAGACGGCACAGGCGCCAATGGGCGCTACCGGCTCAGTGCCTCGGGCCATTGTGGTGATGGGCGTCGCCGGCTGCGGAAAGTCGGCTGTCGGCAAAGCATTGGCAGCAGAGGAAGGGGCCGTCTTTGTCGAAGGCGACAGGCTGCACCCGCCCGAAAACGTCGCCCGCATGGCGAGCGGTGAGCCGCTCACAGATCAACTGCGTGAGGGCTGGCTCGATGCCATTGGCGAGCGGATCGCGGACCTGACCGGCAGCGGCCAAAGCGTGGTTGCCGCCTGCTCGGCGCTGAAGCGCAGCTACCGCGATCGTCTGCGCGGCTTCCGCCGGGACATCGTTTTCATCTATCTGAAGATCGATCCCGCTACCGCCAAGCAGCGTGTCGCCAGCCGCAAGGGGCATTTCATGCCGGCAAGCCTGGTCGAAAGCCAGTTCGCCATCCTTGAACCGCCTGGCGCCGACGAGCGGGCGCTGACGGCCGACGCCACACTTCCAGTGGCTGAAATCGTCACCGCCGTTGCCAGCCTGCTGGCCGGCGCAAAATCATGAACCACCCTCGTCGGGCAAGGCGGTTTCCGGCCGTTCGGTGAACCGGTCATGGCCTGACCAGACCATCATTTGCTCGGGATAGAGTTTCAGCGCCTCCAGCAAGCGGTCGCGCTTGAGCAATATGTACTCGGCCTGAAGCGCCATGTTCTTGGCGCCGCCGGCTCTGGTCGCGGGCTCGCCGGCCTCTGCCAGGGCCGGCACCAGTTCGGGACTTAGGACGGCGCGGTATTGGCGGAACGGATCGGTCTCGAAGGTCGACATGGAAAACAGCGCCGCCTTGCCTCTGGCAGCGAAATTCGTCGGCGCCGAAGCCAGGTGGGTCCAGCCGCTCTCGCCAAGGCCGACTTCGGTGAATGTCGAGCCGGCATGCACCGTGTTGGTCACCAACACCACGCCGTTGCTGCCAAGGATCTTCTGGATCCGGCCGGTGACCTGGTAGGCGTCGCTGCGGTCGAACACGATCCGGCTTTTCAGGAAACGGTTCTCGACCCGAACCATCGGCGGGTTCAGGAAGCGCAAGCCGAAGGTCGAATCGGATATGCCGTGAGCCCTGACGCTGAGCTGGTGTGTCTCGATGCCGGCTTCATGGAGAGCGCGTTTGCCGATGATGGTCTGGGTCGTGAACTGATCGCACCAGATGATAGCGCCGTGGCCGCGCTTCAGCGCCGCTTGCAGGCCTTCCAGGCCCTCCAGCCGGATATCAGGTGACCAGCGGCGACCGATGAGATGCGCGGCAAGTAGCAAACGCCGGCGGTGGTTGGCGCAGAGCAAGGCCCTGAACTGCCTTTGCGCATCGATGCCATTGCCGAGCACGGCGCGCGTCGCGGCGGCGTAGCGCACGAAATCCTTGCGGATATGGCGCTTCAGGCGCAGCCCCGATACGCGGCTGCAGATCGCGGCCCACCAATTGACCGGTAGCAATGCCGCGACCCCGAGATAAAAGGCGGCCAGCAGCAGCTCGCGGAGATCCCTGTTGTTGAAGGTGCGCAACTTGCCGGCGCGGACCTGCTTGCGGCTGAAGAAGCGGACATGCTCGGCGCGTTCGGGCACCAGGATGTCGGCGATGATTTCCGTATGATAAATGACGGCGGAAGATGGTGTCCGGTCGGCTTTCCGGGATTTTCCCAACCACGGCAGCCTCATCCGATCGGTGTCCACCTGTTCTTGCGTGCGTCCGGAAATCGCTTTACTGCGTCTGCCACGGGCGCGCAATCGGCGCCGGCAAGGCCATGGTGAACGCCATTCAGGGTTCGAACTTGAAACAGGCCCTATCGGTAGCACTTCCCCAACTGGCGCCCTGGCAGCCGGCTGCGGTGGCGCTGATGGCGCCGGACCGGCCATCCCTCAGCTTTGCCGGCCTCGTCAATCTTGTCGACAAGCTCTGCGGCGATCTCGCCAGGCGTGGCGTTGCCCGCGGCACGGCCGTCGGCATCGTCTTGCCCAACGGCCCGGAAATGGCGGCCTGTTTCCTGGCGGTCTCGGCGTTGGCGACGGCGGCGCCGCTCAATCCGGCTTACGGCGAAGACGAATTCCGCTTCTATCTCGGCGATCTCGATGTGAAGCTGCTGCTGTGCGGACAAGGCATGGGCGATGCCGCGCGCAACGCCGCAAAGGGGCACGGCATTGCGGTGCTCGACGTCGTCGTGACTGACGGCGCCAAGGCCGGCGAGTTTCTGCTGGCGGGCGACGCCGAGGTGGAGGCTGCCAGCGAGGCTCGCCTCGACGATATGCAGCTCAACGGGCCGGACGATTTCGCGCTGGTCCTGCACACGTCGGGAACCACGGCGCGACCGAAGATCGTCGGCTTGCGGCAGCGCAATCTGCAGGCATCAATGGCCAACATCGCCCGCACCTTGGCGCTTTCGGCAGACGATATCTGTCTCAACGTGATGCCGCTGTTCCACATTCACGGGCTGATGGCGGCGCTCAGCGCACAGCTGGCAGTCGGCGGCGCTGTTGTCTGCACGCCGGGCTTCAACCCGCTCAAATTCTACGGCTGGCTGGGCGATTTCCGGCCGAGCTGGTACAGCGCGGTGCCGACCATGCATCAGGCGATCCTGGCGCGCGCCGCCCGCAATGGCGAAACCATCGCGGCTGCGCGGCTGCGCTTCATCCGCTCGTCTTCGGCAGCGCTTCCCGACACCGTGTTCCGCGACCTCGAGCGCGTCTTCGGCTGTCCGGTGGTCGAGGCCTATGGCATGACCGAGGCGGCGCACCAGATGACATCCAACGGCCTGCCGCCGGCGCGCCGCAAGCCAGGCTCGGTCGGCCTGCCTGCGGGTCCGCAGCTGACGATCCTGGACGACAAGGGGACGATCCTGCCGGCGGGTGAAAAGGGCGAGATCGCGGTGCGCGGCGCCAACATTCATGATGGCTATCTCAACAATCCGGTGGCCAATGAAGCTGCCTTCAGCGATGGCTGGTTCCGCACCGGCGACCAGGGTCTCATCGACGAGGATGGCGATCTGAAGATCACCGGGCGGCTGAAGGAGATCATCAACCGCGGCGGCGAAAAGATCTCGCCGCTCGAGGTCGACAATGTGCTGCTCGATCATCCGCTGGTGGCGCAGGCGGTGACCTTCGCCGTGCCGCATGCCATGCTCGGCGAGGAGGTGGGTGCGGCTATCGTGCTGGCCGAGGGCGCCACCGCCGATGCCGAGCAGATACGCGCTTTCGCGCGCAGCCGGATCGTCGAGTTCAAGGTGCCGCGCCACATCCTGTTTCTCCAGGAGATACCCAAGGGTCCCACCGGCAAAATCCAGCGCGTCGGCCTGGCCGGCAAGCTCGGCCTGGTCTGAGGACTCTCATTTCAGCATGATCTTGTCCGAAAACCGGTTCGCACTTTTCGGGACCATGCTCTAATTTAGATCTGCGATGTCAGCTCGACCGGAAAATCATCATTGTCGGCGTCGCGCATGGCGGCGAGGCTGCGATTGTCCAGCACTTCGGCGATCGCCTGGCGCACTTCCAGCATCATGTGCCGGACTTGGCAGGTCGCCTCGTCGCAATCCTCGCAGCGCTGGTATTGCGTGCGGCTGGCGCAGGGTATGGGAGCGAGCGGGCCGTCCAGCACGCGCACGACGTGGCCGATCTTGATTTCGGAAGCCGGCCGGGCGAGGCGATAACCGCCTTCCTTGCCCTTGCGACTGAGGACGAAACCGGCATTGCGCAGCTCGCCCAGAATGGCATCCAGGAATTTCTTCGGGATGTTGTTGGCGATCGCGATGTCATTGACGAATGCAAGCTGGCCGACCGGCAGGCCGGAAAGATGCACGAGGGCCTTGAGGCCGTATTTGCCTTTTTTGGTAAGCATGCCCGCTTCAGTTCATGAAAACCCCAACCACCCGCATCTGGCGGTTGTTTGTGTGCAAATCATGACGTTTCGCCTGAACAACCCGGTTTCGCGTAGAACAAGCCGCCCGATTGCACGTTGGGCACAAAGGCGTTGATTCTTTGTAACGTTTTTCACCGATCGCGACAGATTCCGCCTGAAGCCGTTTGTCGGCGCGCGAAAACGAAGAAGGCGGCAAAGCGCCGGCTTTCTTGTGAGGTGAGGTCGAACGCTGCTGATATCAGCGGCTGCCATAGGTCTGGTCGAGCAGACCGCCGGCGGCGAAGTGCTCCTTCTGTACCTTGTCCCAGCCGCCGAAGACGTCTTCCACAGTCAGCAGGCGGACATCGGGGAAGTCGGCCTTGTATTTTGCCGCGACTTCAGCGTTGCGGGCGCGCAGGCCATTTTCAGCCGCGATGGTCTGGCCCTCGGGCGTGTAGAGGAAATCGAGATAGGTCTTGGCGAGGTCACGGCTGCCGTGCTCGTCGGCGACCTTGTCGACGATCGCCACCGGGAATTCGGCGAGCAGGCTGACCGTTGGCGTGACCTGTTCGAACTTGTCGTTGCCATACTCCTTGCGGATGCCGCGCGTTTCCGACTCGAAGGTGATCAGCACGTCGCCGATCTCGCGTTGCACGAAGGTGGTGGTGGCGGCGCGCCCGCCGGTGTCGAAGATCGGCACGTTGTTGAACAGCTTGGTGACGAACTCCTTCACCTTGGCGTCGTCTCCCTTGAAGGCTTCCTTGGCGTAGGCGGTTGCGGCCAGATAGGTGTAGCGCGCATTGCCCGAGGTCTTGGGGTTGGGGAAGATCACCTGCACGTCGTCGCGCACGAGGTCGTTCCAGTCCTTGATGTGCTTGGGGTTGCCCGCGCGGACGAGAAAGGATGGGAGCGAATAGAAGGGCGAGGCGTTGTCGGGGAAATCCTTCTGCCAGTCGGCGGAGACGAGGCCTTTCTTGACCAGAAAGTCGATGTCGGTGACCTGGTTGAAGGTGACGACATCGGCGCCGAGGCCTTCGGCAATGGCGCGCGCCTGCGCCGAGGTGCCGGCGTGGGACTGGTCGACGGTGACGCCCGGATGGCCGGCGACGAAAGCCTTGTTCACCTGGGCGAACAATTCGCGGCCGACATCATAGGAAGCGTTGAGCAATTTGTCGGCCGACCAGGCCTGCGAACAGGCGAGGATCAGGCCGGCGACAGTGGCGACGCTGAGGAAAAATCGCTTCATGAACACAGGCTCCGATGTGCAATGCGTTGCCAGAACATAGCCGGGCCGGAGGGTGTACTGCGAGGCACACGGGGCAGACGTATGGCGTTGCAGCGAAAAAGAAATCGCTGAAGCAGGTTATCGGCGAAATTTCATTCCAGCCGAAATGCCGATGCGTTGGGGTTTTCTGTGGTTTGCAATTCGAGGCCGAGTGGCATATACAAATGGCATATACAAGTGGAACAGACAGGGGAGGCTGCCATGCCGCAGCACCGTCACTCAATACCACCCCCCAGGGAGGCGAAGTTGTTTCGCAACAACCGCAGTCAGGCGGTTCGCATCCCTGTCGAATTCGAGCTGCCTGGCGAGAAGGTCCTGATCAGCCGCGATGGCGACCGGCTGATCATCGAGCCGGTCCGTCAACCAGGCCTCACCGCCTTGCTCACCCAATGGGCGAAAGAGCCGCCGCTTGGTCCTGAAGACGACTTTCCCGAGATCCATGATGCGCCCGTGGGGCCTGAGGATATCTTTTGATGCGGTTCATGCTGGACACCAACATTCTCAGCGACATGATCCGAAACCCTACCGGCAAGGCTGCCAGTGCGGCGGTTCGCGCGGGAGACGGTGCCCTGTGCACCAGCATCGTTGTCGCCTCGGAGCTGCGTTATGGCTGCGCCCGCAAGAGATCGGCCAAGCTGCTCGCCAAGGTCGAGCAATTGCTCGCCGAGGTTCCTGTGTTGCCGCTCGATGTGCCGATGGATAACGAATACGGAGCACTTCGTGCCGAGCTGGAGGCCAGAGGCCAGCCAATCGGCCACAATGATCTTTTCATTGCTGCCCATGCCTGTGTGTTGGGGACGACACTGGTGACGGCCAACACCGCTGAGTTCCGTCGGATCAAGGGCCTGACGGTCGAGAACTGGCTGGAGTAGCGCCGGATCGATGTCTATGCCGCCGGGAAAAGCTTCCAGCGCCTCGGCCTGAACGCCACCCGGCTCTTCTGCGCCGCAGGATGGTCCACAGGCAGTTCGATCTCGACGCGCTGGCGCTCGCCGCCGATTTCCAGTTCGACGCGTCTTGTGCCGGCGACGCGGCGGCTGGCGGCGACCGTGCCGGCGATGCAGCCGCTGCAGCCGTCGAGCAGTTCGATATCGTGCGGGCGGAAGTACAGCGTCGCATCGCCCTCGGGTGCGTGCGGCGCCGACACGCCGATCGGACGGTCGGCGAGCCAGATCTCGCCATTCTCAACCTTGACCGGCAGCATGCTCGATTCGCCGATGAAGGAGTAGACGAAGGGCGAGTTCGGCGTGTCGTAGATCTCGTCGGCGGAGCCGACCTGCTCGATGCGCCCCTGGCTCATCACCACGACGCGGTCGGCAAGCTCGAGCGCCTCTTCCTGGTCGTGGGTGACGAAGACGGTGGTGTGGCCGGTACGGTCATGGATCTCGCGCAGCCAGCGGCGCAGTTCCCGGCGCACCTGCGCATCGAGCGCGCCGAACGGCTCGTCGAGCAACAGCACCTTGGGCTCGATGGCCATGGCCCGGGCGAGCGCCACGCGCTGGCGCTGGCCACCCGAAAGTTGCGCCGGATAGCGCTTTTCCAGGCCGGAAAGCTGAACGAGATCGAGCAGTTCGGAGGCGCGTCGGCGGATTTCGGCCGCCGGTGGTCGCGACGGTCCATGCCGCACCTTGAGGCCGAAGCCGATATTGTCGGCGACCGTCATGTGCCGGAAGAGCGCATAGTGCTGGAAGACGAAGCCGACATTGCGCTCCTGGATCGAGCGGTGCGAGGCGTCCTCGTCGCCGAAGAAGATCTTTCCGCGCGTCGGCCGCTCCAGGCCGGCGATAAGCCTCAGCAGCGTCGTCTTGCCGGAGCCGGATGGCCCAAGCAGCGCGATCAGCTCACCCGATTTGATGTCAAGCGATACGTCATGGAGGGCCGGAAACCGGTCAAACTCCTTGCGTACGTTGGCAACGCGAACTTCCATCAAATGTCCCTTTTTAGTGGATGCATGTCGTTATCCCAAAACCGCTTCACACTTTTGGGCGACATGCATCTAATGTCCGCGCGTCGCGGCGATCTCGGCGCCGTAGCGCATCTCAAGAAGTGTTTTCAAGACCAGCGTGACCAGCGCCAGGCCGGCAAGCAGCGAAGCGACGGCAAAAGCGCCGACGGCGTTGTACTCGTTGTAGAGGATTTCGACATGCAACGGCATGGTGTTGGTCAGCCCGCGTATGTGGCCCGACACGACCGACACCGCGCCGAATTCGCCCATCGAGCGGGCGTTGCACAGAAGCACGCCGTAGAGCAATCCCCATTTGACGTTGGGCAGCGTCACGTACCAAAAGGTCTGCCAGCCATTGGCGCCCAGAGAGAGCGCGGCTTCCTCGTCGCCGTTGCCCTGTTCCTGCATCAGCGGGATCAGTTCGCGGGCAACGAAGGGGAAGGTAACGAAGATGGTCGCGAGCACGATGCCGGGCACGGCGAAAAGGATCTGGATGCCGTGCGCCTTCAGCCATTCACCGAACAGTCCCTGAGCGCCAAACAAAAGCACATAGACCAGGCCGGAAATGACCGGCGAGACCGAGAAGGGCAGGTCGATCAGCGTGGTTAGAAAAGCCTTGCCCTTGAACTCGAACTTGGCGATCGCCCAGGCAGCCGAAATGCCGAAGACGACGTTGAGCGGCACGGCGATCACCGCCACCAGCAGAGTCAGCCGGATCGCCGAGCGCGTATCGGGATTGGAGAGCGATTCCGTGTAGGCGCCAATGCCTTTCGCCAGCGCCTCGTGGAAGACGATGATCAGCGGCAGCAGCAGGAAGATGGCGAGGAAGGCGAAGGCCACCGCCATCAGCAGCAGCCGCACCGGCCGGCTTTCGGTCACCGCCGCCGACCGGCTCTCGTGATGCGGTTCGTAGGATTTGATCTCGGGGTCAGCCATAGCGCTTGCGACTCCATGACTGCGCCAGGTTGATGACCAGCAGCATCACGAACGACAGCAAAAGCATGATCGCCGCGATCGCGGTGGCCGCCGGATAATTGTACTCCTCGAGCCGGATGACGATCAGAAGCGGTGCGATCTCCGACTTGTAGGGAAGGTTGCCGGCGATGAAGATGACCGAGCCGTATTCGCCGACGCCGCGCGCGAAGGCGAGTGAGAAGCCGGTGATGATGGCCGGCGCCAGGCCGGGAAACAGGATGCGGGTGATGATCTGGAAGCGGTTGGCGCCGAGCGTCGCGGCGGCTTCCTCCACTTCCTTGTCGATCTCCTCCATGATCGGCTGCACCGTGCGCACGACAAACGGCAGGCCGATGAAGACAAGCGCCACGACAATGCCGAGCGGCGTGTACGCGACCTTGATGCCGAGCGGCGCCAGGAGATGGCCGATCCAGCCATTGGGCGCATAAAGAGTGGTCAGCGCAATGCCCGCGACCGCGGTCGGCAGCGCGAAGGGCAGGTCGACCATGGCGTCGACGACGCGGCGGCCGGGGAAGCGGTAGCGCACCAGCACCCAGGCGACGAGCGTGCCGAAGACGACGTTGACGGCGGCTGCGATGAAGGCTGTGCCGAAGCTGATTTCGAGTGCGTTGATGGTCCGGCGGTCGGTGGCGATCGCCCAGAAATCGGTCCAGCCGAGGGCTGCCGAGCGCCAGATCAGGCCCGACAGGGGGATGAGGATGATGAGCGTGAGGTAGGCAAGCGAGAAGCCGAGCGTCAATCCGAAACCCGGAATGACACTCGGCTGTCTGAATCGCCACCCCGCCTTGGCGGGTGCTATGGTCATGTCGTCCTGATCTAAATCCTACTGGGCCGGCTTGTAGATCTGGTCGAATATACCACCATCGCCGAAATGATAAGGCTGTGCCTTCTTCCAGCCGCCAAAAAGCGGATCGTCGATGGAGATCAGCTTGATTTCGGGCGTCTTCGGAATGTCAGCCGCATCCACCAGCTCGGGCTTGGCCGGACGATAGTGGTTCTTGGCGATGATCGTCTGGGCTTCCTTGGAATAGAGCCAGCCGAGATAGGCTTCGGCGACCTTGCGGGTGCCCTTGGCATCGACATTGGCGTCGACGATCGCCACCGGCGGCTCGGCCAGGATCGAGGTCGGGGGATAGACGATCTCGAAATTGTCGGCTCCGAATTCATTGAGCGCCAGATAGGCGTCGTTTTCCCAGCCGATCAGCACGTCGCCGATGCCCTTTTGCGCGAAGGTGACCGTCGAGCCGCGCGCACCGGTGTCGAGCACCGGAGCATTGGCGTAGAGCTTGCCGACGAATTCCTTGTTCTTGGCCTCGTCGCCGCCATCATTGGCGTTGGCATAGGCCCAGGCGGCAAGGTAGTTCCAGCGGGCGCCACCCGACGTCTTCGGGTTCGGCGTGATCACCTGGACACCGTCCTTGACCAGATCGCTCCAGTCGTGGATGCCCTTCGGGTTGCCCTTGCGGACCAGGAAGATGATGGTCGAGGTGTACGGCGCCGAATTGTTCTCGAACTTCTTGCGCCAGTCCGGGTTGATCTTCTTCGACTTGGTGACGATGGCGTTGATGTCGCCTTCGAGCGCCAGCGTCACCACATCGGCATCGAGGCCGTCGATCACGGCGCGGGCCTGGGCGCCGGAGCCGCCATGCGATTGCTGGATGGTGACCGTCTCGCCGGTCTCGGCCTTCCAGTGTGCGACGAAGGCTTCGTCATAGGCCTTGTAGAGTTCGCGTGTCGGGTCGTAGGACACGTTCAGAATGGTCGTATCGGCAAACGCGAAACCGAGCGTGCCGAACTGGATCGATGTGGCGACCAGTGCGCCGAGCAGTTTCTTGAAATGAGGTTTGGTCATTTCCGCCTCCGTTGATGACGGCTGAACTCTATCGAATTGATAGAAATTAGATGCATTCAACGTTGCATTTTTTGTCCCCCGAAGGAAATTTTCGCCGATATTGGGTTTCGGAAGGAAATATTTTCCTCATATTGGTCTAACCCGAATCCGGCCGGTTTGACGCTATCTAGGAGCTGACAGCGCAGAAGCAAGGCCGAGCGAGGGAAGGCTCGGTGTAGCACCGGGCGGTTCAGCCCGCAGTGATGGGAAAATCGAAGCGCAGCTTTGGATACGGCTCATCCCGAAGCGTGTAGTGCCACCACTCGCGCGCATAATTCTTGAAGCCGCCGGCGCGCATGGCGTCGAGCAGCCTTTTGCGGTTTGCCGCCGCTTCTGCCGCCAATGGGCGATGGGCGGTTTCGCTTGCCGGGTCGAAACAGTCGAAGCTGGTGCCGAAACCGAGCGTGCCGGCGCCGGCCGCGCCGCAAGCGGCGGATGACTTGTTCTTGCCGTCGCTGCGGGCGATGGCGACATCGACGGTCGAGCCGCGCGAATGGGTGGACAATTCGCCCATATAGCCCTTGGCGATGAGGTCGCCGCGCTGCACCTGAGGGTACCATTGCGGATCGGGCGGGCCGCCCTCTCTGGTCCATTTGCCCATGTCGGCAACGGCGCGGGCCGGGCGGTAGCAGTCGAAGACGACCAGCGTCAGGCCATCGGCGGCGAGCGCTTTCTGCACACCGGACAGCGCTTGCGCAGCTTGCTTCGTGAGTATGCAGACCGGCGCGTCATAGCCGTCGGCCTTGCGATGCAGGAAGTTTTCCAGGCCGGCATAGCGGATGTCCTGGCGGATCGAGGGATCGACATCGGCCAGGCGGACGAAGCCGGCGGGCAGGGGATCGGCGGCGGCGGGGGAGCAAGTCGAAACGAACATGGATAGGGCTAAGGCCAATCCTCGATGCAAGCGCTTCGGCACACCCCCCTCTGGCCTGCCGGCCATCTCCCCCGCAAGGGGGGAGATCAGGTGTCGCTGCGGCTTTCGCCAATTTTCAACGTTGCTGAATGAGCGCGGCGCCGAAGCTGCCAATCTCCCTCCTTGCGGGGGAGATGGCCGGCAGGCCAGAGGGGGGTGCCTCGCGCCGGGTCTCGGGCGAAGAAGCCCAATCCCCTGAATCGCTTGGCGCCATCTATTCAACGAACACCTTCACGCTTGCCGCGCGTCCCACGGCGTCGATGACGGTGAGCGTCGAATAGCCGGCGCCGTCGGGCAGCCAGGTCGCAGTGCGGCGGCGGTCGATGCCGACGAGAGGCTTGCCATTGGCCAGCCAGCGGAACGGCGCGCGGCCGCCTTGCAGTTTCAGCACCAGCGGCGAGGCCTCGGCGGAATTGGTGGCGAGATCGACGAGGGCGCCGTTGGGCGGGAAAATGATCGTTGGCGCCGGTTCCGTCGGGCCTGCCTGCACCAGTCCGTCGGCGCCGGCGCCGAAGCGCCCCAATGTCACCGGCAGGTCTTCGCGCCTGGCCTTGAGGACA
This region of Mesorhizobium sp. C432A genomic DNA includes:
- the cysW gene encoding sulfate ABC transporter permease subunit CysW; this translates as MADPEIKSYEPHHESRSAAVTESRPVRLLLMAVAFAFLAIFLLLPLIIVFHEALAKGIGAYTESLSNPDTRSAIRLTLLVAVIAVPLNVVFGISAAWAIAKFEFKGKAFLTTLIDLPFSVSPVISGLVYVLLFGAQGLFGEWLKAHGIQILFAVPGIVLATIFVTFPFVARELIPLMQEQGNGDEEAALSLGANGWQTFWYVTLPNVKWGLLYGVLLCNARSMGEFGAVSVVSGHIRGLTNTMPLHVEILYNEYNAVGAFAVASLLAGLALVTLVLKTLLEMRYGAEIAATRGH
- a CDS encoding sulfate/molybdate ABC transporter ATP-binding protein; protein product: MEVRVANVRKEFDRFPALHDVSLDIKSGELIALLGPSGSGKTTLLRLIAGLERPTRGKIFFGDEDASHRSIQERNVGFVFQHYALFRHMTVADNIGFGLKVRHGPSRPPAAEIRRRASELLDLVQLSGLEKRYPAQLSGGQRQRVALARAMAIEPKVLLLDEPFGALDAQVRRELRRWLREIHDRTGHTTVFVTHDQEEALELADRVVVMSQGRIEQVGSADEIYDTPNSPFVYSFIGESSMLPVKVENGEIWLADRPIGVSAPHAPEGDATLYFRPHDIELLDGCSGCIAGTVAASRRVAGTRRVELEIGGERQRVEIELPVDHPAAQKSRVAFRPRRWKLFPAA
- a CDS encoding M15 family metallopeptidase, which gives rise to MFVSTCSPAAADPLPAGFVRLADVDPSIRQDIRYAGLENFLHRKADGYDAPVCILTKQAAQALSGVQKALAADGLTLVVFDCYRPARAVADMGKWTREGGPPDPQWYPQVQRGDLIAKGYMGELSTHSRGSTVDVAIARSDGKNKSSAACGAAGAGTLGFGTSFDCFDPASETAHRPLAAEAAANRKRLLDAMRAGGFKNYAREWWHYTLRDEPYPKLRFDFPITAG
- the cysT gene encoding sulfate ABC transporter permease subunit CysT, producing the protein MTIAPAKAGWRFRQPSVIPGFGLTLGFSLAYLTLIILIPLSGLIWRSAALGWTDFWAIATDRRTINALEISFGTAFIAAAVNVVFGTLVAWVLVRYRFPGRRVVDAMVDLPFALPTAVAGIALTTLYAPNGWIGHLLAPLGIKVAYTPLGIVVALVFIGLPFVVRTVQPIMEEIDKEVEEAAATLGANRFQIITRILFPGLAPAIITGFSLAFARGVGEYGSVIFIAGNLPYKSEIAPLLIVIRLEEYNYPAATAIAAIMLLLSFVMLLVINLAQSWSRKRYG
- a CDS encoding sulfate ABC transporter substrate-binding protein, which produces MTKPHFKKLLGALVATSIQFGTLGFAFADTTILNVSYDPTRELYKAYDEAFVAHWKAETGETVTIQQSHGGSGAQARAVIDGLDADVVTLALEGDINAIVTKSKKINPDWRKKFENNSAPYTSTIIFLVRKGNPKGIHDWSDLVKDGVQVITPNPKTSGGARWNYLAAWAYANANDGGDEAKNKEFVGKLYANAPVLDTGARGSTVTFAQKGIGDVLIGWENDAYLALNEFGADNFEIVYPPTSILAEPPVAIVDANVDAKGTRKVAEAYLGWLYSKEAQTIIAKNHYRPAKPELVDAADIPKTPEIKLISIDDPLFGGWKKAQPYHFGDGGIFDQIYKPAQ
- a CDS encoding type II toxin-antitoxin system VapC family toxin gives rise to the protein MRFMLDTNILSDMIRNPTGKAASAAVRAGDGALCTSIVVASELRYGCARKRSAKLLAKVEQLLAEVPVLPLDVPMDNEYGALRAELEARGQPIGHNDLFIAAHACVLGTTLVTANTAEFRRIKGLTVENWLE